One Fusobacterium ulcerans DNA segment encodes these proteins:
- the nifS gene encoding cysteine desulfurase NifS, with protein MRVYLDNNATTKMDNEVFEAMVPYLTEYYGNASSLHLFGKETNKAMNESRETIAKYLGADPSEIIFTASGSESDNLAIRGIARAYKNRGKHIIASPIEHPAIKNTLKDLEDEGYEITILHVDKNGMLDVEELKNAIKDETILITVMHANNEVGTFQPIEEIGKIAKENKIIFHVDAVQTMGKVDIKPKEMGIDLLSFSAHKFYGPKGVAALYWRNGVRFGKVLTGGGQEGKRRPGTSNVPGMVGMAKALELAYRDMAEEFKKEEELRDYFESEVLKRIPEVVINAKEAKRLPGTSSITFKYLEGESILLSLSYKGIAVSSGSACSSDDLQASHVLLAMGIAPEFAHGTIRFGLGKYNTKEEIDYTLDVLVEVIEKLRSISPLWNEFKNK; from the coding sequence ATGAGAGTTTATCTAGACAATAATGCAACAACAAAGATGGATAATGAAGTATTTGAAGCAATGGTGCCTTATTTAACAGAATATTATGGAAACGCTTCAAGCTTGCATCTTTTTGGTAAAGAAACAAATAAAGCTATGAATGAATCAAGAGAAACTATCGCAAAATATCTTGGTGCAGATCCTAGTGAAATTATATTCACAGCATCAGGAAGTGAATCTGACAACCTTGCAATCAGAGGAATAGCTAGAGCATATAAAAATAGAGGAAAACATATAATAGCAAGTCCAATAGAACATCCAGCAATTAAAAATACATTAAAAGATCTAGAAGATGAAGGATATGAAATAACAATTCTTCATGTTGATAAAAATGGAATGTTAGATGTAGAGGAACTTAAAAATGCAATAAAAGATGAAACTATCTTAATAACTGTAATGCATGCTAATAATGAAGTTGGAACTTTCCAACCAATAGAAGAAATAGGAAAAATAGCAAAAGAAAATAAAATTATATTCCATGTGGACGCAGTTCAGACAATGGGAAAAGTAGATATAAAGCCAAAAGAAATGGGAATAGATCTTCTTTCTTTCTCTGCACATAAATTTTATGGACCTAAAGGAGTAGCGGCTCTTTATTGGAGAAATGGAGTAAGATTTGGTAAAGTTCTTACTGGTGGAGGTCAAGAAGGAAAAAGAAGACCAGGAACTTCAAATGTTCCAGGAATGGTCGGAATGGCAAAAGCTTTAGAATTAGCTTATAGAGATATGGCAGAAGAATTTAAAAAAGAAGAAGAATTAAGAGATTACTTTGAGAGTGAAGTATTAAAAAGAATACCTGAAGTTGTAATAAATGCTAAAGAAGCAAAAAGACTTCCAGGAACTTCAAGCATCACATTTAAATATCTTGAAGGAGAATCAATTCTTTTAAGTTTAAGTTATAAGGGAATAGCTGTAAGTTCTGGATCTGCTTGTTCATCTGATGATTTACAAGCTTCACATGTATTGCTGGCAATGGGAATTGCACCTGAATTTGCACATGGAACTATTAGATTTGGTCTAGGAAAATATAATACAAAAGAAGAAATAGATTATACATTGGATGTTCTGGTAGAAGTGATTGAAAAGTTAAGATCAATCTCTCCTCTTTGGAATGAATTTAAAAATAAATAA
- the nifU gene encoding Fe-S cluster assembly scaffold protein NifU: MQYTEKVMEHFMNPHNVGVIENPSGYGKVGNPSCGDIMEIFIKVEDNIITDVKFRTFGCASAIASSSVSTELIMGKTVDEALALTNKKVVEALGGLPPVKMHCSVLAEEAIKLAIEDYLSKKDKKEEK, translated from the coding sequence ATGCAATATACAGAAAAAGTAATGGAACATTTTATGAATCCGCATAATGTTGGAGTTATAGAAAATCCATCTGGATATGGAAAAGTAGGAAACCCTTCATGTGGAGATATCATGGAAATATTTATTAAAGTAGAAGATAATATAATAACTGATGTTAAGTTCAGAACTTTTGGATGTGCTTCTGCAATAGCTAGTTCTTCAGTATCTACAGAACTTATCATGGGAAAAACTGTTGATGAGGCTTTAGCTCTTACAAATAAAAAAGTAGTAGAAGCATTAGGTGGACTTCCACCAGTAAAAATGCACTGTTCTGTTCTTGCAGAAGAGGCTATAAAATTAGCTATAGAAGATTATCTTTCTAAAAAAGATAAAAAAGAAGAAAAATAG
- the nth gene encoding endonuclease III: MTKKEKVKKILEKLHEKFGDPKCALDYKTPFELLVAVILSAQCTDVRVNIVTKEMYKKVNTPEGFAALPVEKIEEMIKSTGFFRNKAKNIKLCSQQLLSKYNGEIPKDMDKLIELAGVGRKTANVVRGEVWGLADGITVDTHVKRLTNLIGLVKNDDPVKIEQELMKIVPKKDWIDFSHYLILQGRDKCIARRPKCSECEIREFCNHGKNLDK, translated from the coding sequence ATGACTAAGAAAGAAAAAGTAAAAAAAATACTTGAAAAACTTCATGAAAAATTTGGAGATCCTAAGTGCGCCTTGGATTATAAAACACCTTTTGAACTTCTTGTAGCTGTTATTCTTTCAGCTCAATGTACAGATGTGAGAGTAAATATTGTTACAAAAGAGATGTATAAGAAGGTAAATACTCCAGAAGGTTTTGCAGCTCTTCCAGTAGAAAAAATAGAAGAAATGATAAAAAGTACAGGGTTCTTTAGAAATAAAGCGAAAAATATAAAATTATGCAGTCAACAGCTTCTTTCAAAATATAATGGAGAAATACCAAAAGATATGGATAAATTAATAGAGTTGGCAGGGGTAGGAAGAAAAACAGCCAATGTAGTAAGAGGAGAAGTTTGGGGGCTTGCAGATGGAATAACTGTAGATACTCATGTGAAAAGATTAACTAACTTAATTGGGTTGGTTAAAAATGATGACCCTGTAAAAATAGAACAGGAGCTTATGAAAATAGTTCCTAAAAAAGACTGGATAGATTTTTCACACTACCTTATCTTACAAGGAAGAGACAAGTGTATAGCTAGAAGACCAAAGTGCAGTGAATGTGAAATAAGAGAGTTTTGCAACCATGGAAAAAATCTGGATAAATAA
- the tyrS gene encoding tyrosine--tRNA ligase, with the protein MENVFDVLVGRGYLKQFTHEEEMREILGKEKVTFYIGFDPTADSLHVGHFIAMMFMSHMQKHGHRPIALLGGGTAMIGDPSGRTDMRTMMSKETIAHNVASIKKQMEKFIDFSDGKAILENNADWLLGLNYVDFIRDIGAHFSVNRMLAAECFKSRMEAGLSFLEFNYMLMQGYDFLVLNQKHGCTMQLGGDDQWSNMIAGVELIRKKEQKQAFAMTCTLLTNSEGKKMGKTAKGALWLDPEKTSPYEFYQYWRNVDDADVEKCLSLLTFIPMDEVKRLSALEGAEINEAKKILAFEITKMIHGEEEALKAKTAAEALFGGGQDMSNVPSVEIEESALGTGLVDFLVEKGILKTKSEGRRLVQQNGLNVGDSKVTDFAMPITKELFTDGEFLVKIGKKKYHKVVLK; encoded by the coding sequence ATGGAAAACGTATTTGATGTGTTAGTAGGACGTGGATACTTAAAACAATTCACTCACGAAGAAGAAATGAGAGAAATATTAGGGAAAGAGAAAGTTACTTTCTATATAGGGTTTGATCCAACAGCAGATAGCTTACATGTTGGGCACTTTATTGCTATGATGTTTATGTCTCATATGCAAAAACATGGTCACAGACCAATAGCTCTTCTTGGTGGAGGAACTGCCATGATAGGAGACCCAAGCGGAAGAACTGATATGAGAACAATGATGTCAAAAGAAACTATTGCTCATAATGTGGCATCTATAAAAAAACAAATGGAAAAATTTATAGACTTTTCTGATGGAAAAGCTATACTTGAAAATAATGCAGATTGGTTATTAGGACTTAATTATGTAGATTTTATAAGAGATATAGGGGCACATTTTTCTGTAAATAGAATGCTTGCAGCAGAATGTTTTAAATCAAGAATGGAAGCAGGACTTTCTTTCCTTGAATTTAACTACATGCTTATGCAAGGATATGACTTCCTTGTATTAAATCAAAAACATGGATGTACTATGCAGTTAGGTGGAGACGACCAATGGTCTAATATGATAGCTGGAGTAGAGCTAATTAGAAAAAAAGAACAAAAACAAGCTTTTGCAATGACTTGTACTCTTCTTACTAACAGTGAAGGTAAGAAAATGGGTAAAACTGCTAAAGGAGCTTTATGGCTAGACCCAGAAAAAACATCTCCATATGAGTTCTACCAATACTGGAGAAATGTTGATGATGCAGATGTTGAAAAATGTCTTTCATTATTGACATTTATTCCTATGGATGAAGTAAAAAGATTAAGTGCATTGGAAGGTGCAGAAATAAACGAAGCTAAAAAGATACTTGCTTTTGAAATTACAAAAATGATCCATGGAGAAGAGGAAGCTCTTAAAGCTAAAACGGCAGCAGAAGCTCTATTTGGCGGAGGACAGGATATGAGTAATGTTCCTTCGGTAGAAATAGAAGAGTCAGCTTTAGGAACTGGACTTGTAGACTTCTTAGTGGAAAAAGGGATATTAAAAACTAAAAGTGAAGGAAGAAGATTAGTTCAGCAAAATGGACTAAATGTAGGGGACAGCAAAGTTACAGATTTTGCTATGCCTATAACAAAAGAACTTTTCACTGATGGAGAATTTCTTGTTAAAATAGGAAAGAAAAAATATCATAAAGTAGTTTTAAAATAG
- a CDS encoding D-alanyl-D-alanine carboxypeptidase family protein, with amino-acid sequence MKKTINVLLLAIVLISSTVFAKDSETLMKEETPSYKAILLGDDKGKIYYSENIDEKYPLASLTKMMTLMVTFDQLEKGNIKMKDKIKVSKKSAQTGGSRIFMKEGDVFTLEDLIKATAIYSANNAAYAIAEYIGKGDVDKFVKMMNKKSADLGLEKELEFYTPAGLPSDMTKKGMDAGTTRGIYKLSLAAAKYNKYMEIASIKETTIHNGKLKIKNRNLLLGEEGIYGIKTGHHSKVGYNISVLSDKDNMKIFTVVVGGPTYQKRDESVLNQMEEFYEEYQFRKLTDKNVSIAKVPVFSGDKEYADLYPDKNFTDILKKNSDIKISIKRNKGVIAPVEAGKALGEYKVVVDGNVVETGKLITKEDVKLSISLKNIF; translated from the coding sequence ATGAAGAAAACTATAAATGTATTATTATTGGCTATTGTACTTATAAGTTCCACAGTTTTTGCCAAAGACTCTGAAACTCTCATGAAAGAGGAAACTCCTTCATATAAAGCAATACTTTTAGGGGATGATAAAGGTAAAATATATTATTCTGAAAATATTGATGAGAAGTATCCCTTAGCTTCTCTTACAAAGATGATGACTTTGATGGTGACTTTTGATCAGTTGGAAAAAGGGAATATAAAGATGAAAGATAAGATCAAGGTCAGTAAGAAATCAGCTCAAACTGGTGGAAGCAGAATTTTCATGAAAGAGGGAGATGTGTTTACTCTTGAAGATTTGATTAAAGCAACAGCTATATATTCAGCTAATAATGCAGCTTATGCAATAGCAGAATATATAGGGAAGGGTGATGTGGATAAGTTTGTAAAAATGATGAATAAAAAATCTGCTGATCTGGGATTAGAAAAAGAATTGGAATTTTATACACCAGCTGGACTGCCAAGTGACATGACTAAAAAAGGAATGGATGCAGGAACAACAAGAGGAATATACAAATTATCTCTGGCAGCTGCGAAATATAATAAATATATGGAAATTGCCTCTATTAAAGAAACTACTATCCATAATGGAAAATTAAAAATAAAAAATAGAAATCTTCTGTTGGGAGAAGAGGGAATATATGGAATTAAAACAGGACATCATTCTAAAGTGGGTTATAATATTTCTGTATTAAGTGATAAAGATAATATGAAAATATTTACAGTAGTTGTAGGGGGGCCTACATATCAAAAAAGAGATGAAAGTGTTTTAAATCAAATGGAAGAATTTTATGAGGAATACCAATTTAGAAAACTTACTGATAAAAATGTTTCTATAGCTAAGGTTCCAGTTTTTAGTGGAGATAAAGAGTATGCAGATTTGTATCCAGATAAAAACTTTACAGATATTTTAAAGAAAAACAGTGATATAAAAATATCTATTAAAAGAAATAAAGGAGTAATTGCTCCAGTAGAAGCAGGGAAAGCTTTAGGAGAATATAAAGTAGTAGTAGACGGAAATGTTGTTGAAACTGGAAAACTTATAACAAAAGAAGATGTGAAATTAAGTATATCTTTAAAAAATATATTCTAA